A section of the Malania oleifera isolate guangnan ecotype guangnan chromosome 2, ASM2987363v1, whole genome shotgun sequence genome encodes:
- the LOC131149208 gene encoding uncharacterized protein LOC131149208 produces the protein MTSPLRSPDPEGQQQDPQIQNPNAIEEIDRKPEEPQQSLPRPPKTLIVETPDLPNSEASPIADHLDLEQSHDHQEQLEPRASKDDDQEQANPEGMPLSPSQTRTFHGMSSENPPSTANRRGHKRRKPMTGMKRQAFEKKLKTLHQNFKPVIFVPVKTLDFSKHENLLKRLGLWDFVRLEFDRNIRADLIAQLVVNFVPASRSSYVNELRLNVSRAALARALKLPVKKDKGNVPEAVDCDAEVLSGDSLTFIEDFVSNWVLLHEDTWMMPKDVLSPTRLIKEGHPEKVDWAGLIWFMVEKELSQGQKLGHCYYASHLQCLIKSQRECVFAEEPGMEVDLKDEGDGGKVEIDIKEEEEEEEEEEGDGGKVEIDIKEEEGDGGKVEIDIKEEEGDGVKVEIDIKEEEDDVDAGKVEIGTKDREEEKGDDGNTEVDAKEEQNEEGDGDKVDVDLKEQVEDGDDVKMANLDGFEGQSLELTLGQEKVEKEEDRDDVVMDFEEPKEEETAQWFLDGKNSCGEQFLQRCNVGEVGNLDCDVERKEEEEEEEEEEEEEEMLEEEEEDEGVQEGGFNLMSSANHIQTMEVGQMAFNSAGQLNDHSSRELLSTRPSTHTMPAGPSIFSNSSRRDIDNENDISLHTLNGSHKRLRSDSPWDNKPLDFYTCMDQIQHWMGKARMMYEAKDECFAEGNVNQQILVSELQQRDSMIEHLHKTKLEELQKKQVEIYRLERELYVMGNLLEGYRKALNETRSSFAEYRRRCQQLDEPLYKDVGGNGGLVLSTMEIEKQRLKREEEEMMTHLMIEKKISDFEAVCKSKLEAHLNKVVMMDGKIVEFEKHVTVLKEFFTRHKVSDPPVCAPEE, from the coding sequence ATGACCTCTCCCCTGCGTTCTCCTGACCCAGAAGGGCAACAGCAAGATCCCCAAATCCAGAACCCTAATGCGATTGAAGAAATAGATCGAAAACCAGAAGAACCGCAGCAATCACTTCCTCGACCTCCTAAAACCCTAATCGTAGAAACCCCAGATCTCCCGAACTCTGAGGCCTCTCCCATTGCTGATCATTTGGACCTCGAGCAATCCCATGATCATCAAGAGCAGCTGGAGCCACGAGCCTCTAAGGACGATGATCAAGAACAAGCCAACCCAGAAGGTATGCCTCTGTCTCCGTCTCAAACACGCACTTTTCATGGCATGTCCTCTGAAAACCCTCCGTCCACGGCCAATCGTCGAGGGCACAAACGAAGGAAGCCCATGACAGGCATGAAACGGCAAGCTTTCGAGAAGAAACTCAAAACCCTTCACCAAAATTTCAAACCCGTAATTTTCGTACCCGTCAAAACCCTCGATTTTTCAAAGCACGAGAATCTCTTGAAGCGACTAGGGTTATGGGATTTTGTTCGTTTGGAGTTTGATCGGAACATTCGGGCCGATCTCATAGCTCAGCTCGTTGTCAATTTTGTTCCTGCTTCGCGGAGTAGCTATGTGAATGAGCTGCGGTTAAATGTCAGCCGAGCGGCACTGGCTCGCGCATTGAAGTTACCAGTGAAGAAGGATAAGGGTAACGTGCCAGAGGCTGTGGATTGTGATGCTGAGGTGTTGTCAGGAGATTCCTTAACTTTTATTGAGGATTTTGTGTCAAATTGGGTGCTTTTGCACGAGGATACGTGGATGATGCCAAAGGACGTTTTGTCTCCGACGAGATTGATTAAAGAGGGGCATCCCGAGAAGGTGGATTGGGCGGGATTAATATGGTTCATGGTGGAGAAGGAATTGTCGCAGGGACAGAAGCTAGGGCATTGTTATTATGCGTCACATTTGCAGTGTTTGATAAAGTCTCAGAGAGAGTGTGTATTTGCAGAAGAGCCTGGGATGGAGGTTGATTTGAAGGACGAGGGGGATGGTGGGAAGGTGGAAATTGATATAaaagaggaggaggaagaggaggaggaggaggagggggatGGTGGTAAAGTGGAAATTGATATAAAGGAGGAGGAGGGGGATGGTGGTAAAGTGGAAATTGATATAAAGGAGGAGGAGGGGGATGGTGTTAAAGTGGAAATTGATATAAAGGAGGAGGAGGATGATGTGGATGCTGGTAAGGTGGAAATTGGTACCAAGGACAGGGAGGAGGAGAAGGGGGATGATGGAAATACAGAAGTTGATGCAAAGGAGGAGCAGAATGAGGAGGGGGATGGTGATAAGGTGGATGTTGATTTAAAGGAGCAAGTGGAGGATGGAGATGATGTGAAGATGGCTAATTTGGATGGCTTTGAGGGACAAAGTCTTGAATTGACTCTTGGGCAAGAAAAGGTTGAAAAAGAAGAGGATAGGGATGATGTTGTCATGGATTTTGAGGAGCCGAAGGAGGAAGAAACAGCTCAGTGGTTTTTGGACGGGAAGAATAGTTGTGGTGAGCAGTTCTTGCAGCGATGTAATGTTGGTGAAGTTGGGAATTTAGATTGTGATgttgaaagaaaagaagaagaagaagaagaagaagaagaagaagaagaagaagagatgttggaagaagaagaggaagatgaaggGGTGCAAGAAGGAGGGTTTAACCTTATGTCATCTGCAAATCATATTCAGACAATGGAGGTGGGACAGATGGCTTTTAATTCAGCAGGGCAACTAAATGATCATTCATCCAGGGAGCTTCTCTCCACCAGGCCTAGCACACACACAATGCCAGCTGGTCCATCCATTTTCAGTAATTCTAGCAGGAGAGATATTGACAATGAGAATGATATCTCCCTTCATACACTCAATGGTAGCCACAAGAGATTAAGATCTGATAGCCCATGGGACAATAAGCCTCTCGATTTTTACACATGCATGGACCAGATACAGCATTGGATGGGAAAAGCTAGGATGATGTATGAGGCGAAAGATGAATGTTTTGCTGAAGGGAATGTGAATCAGCAGATCTTAGTCAGTGAGCTGCAACAACGGGATAGTATGATTGAGCACTTGCATAAGACCAAGTTGGAAGAGCTGCAAAAAAAACAAGTGGAGATATATAGGCTTGAACGTGAACTTTACGTAATGGGAAATCTCTTGGAGGGGTATAGAAAGGCTTTAAATGAAACGCGCAGCTCATTTGCTGAATACAGACGGCGCTGTCAACAGCTTGATGAGCCACTTTACAAGGATGTTGGTGGGAATGGGGGTCTTGTTCTAAGCACCATGGAAATAGAAAAGCAACGCCTGAAAcgtgaagaagaagaaatgaTGACTCATTTGATGATTGAAAAAAAGATTAGTGACTTTGAAGCAGTGTGCAAGAGCAAATTAGAAGCACATCTTAACAAAGTGGTCATGATGGATGGCAAGATAGTGGAGTTTGAGAAACATGTGACTGTTCTTAAGGAATTTTTTACTAGACACAAGGTTTCAGATCCACCAGTATGTGCTCCAGAGGAATGA